In Haematobia irritans isolate KBUSLIRL chromosome 1, ASM5000362v1, whole genome shotgun sequence, a genomic segment contains:
- the LOC142220546 gene encoding uncharacterized protein LOC142220546, protein MSSSTALQVWLLILLATNSFFQVVNASVFGIGSRQIGDQLLLKDVVKTPSITLTEETVITFNYAIPQPITYVEMLSDEDIYVSIDFSYQNDLVNGTIRKKVPGEVTIEPIQNHEPFDVLIEIYGYVDIPPNMDMENILNKGHKSTGILKPRQPSVQKPKETLSLMREDVVALEEFDDMESEFIHHHDRVTVAAIADNEDGDDGDDEHVFSINMNKIIQLGERQPGDHLLYQADQTSPEGTESPTDHTVVFYYIDNNLITFVEFTIVDHYIEHPLTPDYEPPTVAFEKISPHTLKAIVTDHRTKSLFVQMQIYGYEPNDKPVAFQSYLTSGQLAASSSAAGNNDLDALNGDVEHVSIQLPLTSKRRTTVHFNSLCESEQTATVNTFTNNHAYDYAGYGTDGTGQLVICNWLLITMMTTVTFVIIVGRHMKL, encoded by the exons ATGTCTTCATCTACCGCCCTACAAGTATGGCTACTAATTTTATTGGCCACAAACTCTTTCTTTCAAGTGGTCAATGCATCAGTCTTTGGCATTGGTTCACGTCAAATTGGTGATCAATTGCTATTGAAAGATGTTGTGAAAACACCATCCATCACTCTGACCGAGGAAACAGTCATTACCTTCAATTATGCCATACCCCAACCCATTACGTACGTTGAAATGCTGTCTGATGAG GATATCTATGTTTCCATCGATTTTAGTTATCAAAATGATCTCGTCAATGGCACCATACGTAAAAAAGTACCAGGAGAAGTTACAATTGAACCCATTCAAAATCATGAACCATTCGATGTACTCATCGAGATCTATGGTTATGTAGATATTCCACCCAATATGGATATGGAGAATATTCTCAATAAAGGACACAAGTCAACGGGCATTCTTAAGCCACGTCAGCCAAGTGTACAAAAACCAAAAGAGACATTGAGTTTAATGCGAGAAGATGTTGTAGCACTGGAAGAATTCGATGATATGGAAAGTGAGTTTATACATCATCATGATCGAGTTACGGTCGCTGCTATTGCGGATAACGAAGATGGTGATGATGGAGATGATGAGCATGTGTTTTCGattaatatgaataaaataattcaattgGGAGAACGTCAGCCGG gagatcatTTATTATATCAAGCTGATCAGACATCACCGGAAGGAACAGAATCGCCCACAGATCACACAGTAGTGTTCTATTATATAGACAacaatttgataacatttgtgGAATTTACTATTGTTGAt cACTACATAGAACATCCCCTGACCCCTGATTATGAGCCACCAACCGTTgcatttgagaaaatatcaccACACACCCTTAAGGCAATTGTCACAGATCATCGCACAAAAAGCCTCTTTGTCCAAATGCAAATCTATGGCTATGAGCCAAATGACAAACCTGTTGCATTTCAATCCTATTTGACAAGTGGCCAACTAGCCGCTTCTTCCTCAGCGGCAGGCAATAATGACTTGGATGCCTTAAATGGGGATGTGGAACATGTCAGTATACAATTACCATTGACATCCAAGAGACGCACTACAGTACATTTCAATTCATTGTGTGAATCGGAGCAAACAGCAACAGTCAATACGTTTACCAACAATCATGCTTATGATTATGCTGGCTATGGCACGGATGGCACTGGACAATTGGTCATATGTAATTGGTTGTTGATCACCATGATGACAACGGTGACATTTGTGATAATTGTTGGTAGGCATATGAAGCTATAG